One Sporolituus thermophilus DSM 23256 genomic region harbors:
- a CDS encoding FtsB family cell division protein, which produces MAQPKQGKKYRLNWFRLVMLGLIGYFGYVLYGQYTELAAIRQETAATRARLEEVRQQNKALQEERQRLTTPAYVEKLAREELGLVKPGEVPFIPAGRN; this is translated from the coding sequence ATGGCGCAGCCAAAGCAAGGGAAAAAATATCGTCTTAATTGGTTCCGACTGGTAATGCTGGGGCTGATCGGCTATTTCGGCTATGTGCTGTACGGTCAGTATACCGAGCTTGCCGCTATCCGCCAGGAAACGGCGGCAACCCGGGCCCGGTTGGAGGAGGTTCGACAGCAGAACAAGGCTTTGCAGGAAGAGCGGCAGCGCCTGACAACGCCGGCCTATGTGGAAAAACTGGCCCGCGAGGAACTGGGACTTGTCAAGCCGGGCGAAGTGCCGTTCATTCCGGCCGGACGCAATTAG
- a CDS encoding GerAB/ArcD/ProY family transporter: MANLEAKSKMSAIQLGLVVATTAIGAQIIIMPAAIIKQAGQATWLSVLLGGFVFYGAAWLMVKLGKQFPEETMVEYMPRLWGRWGGGIVIWWFSLTYMLVFALILHGFSQAITFILFDRTPPGIVSMGILAVSAYCALQDWGTILRVLHLLFFIAVPMIVGIWLLGLLNFQPENMLPLLPEDVSGVLAASLKSWDLYSGYEIILFLLPLVARGKISPEKAVGGAFGCMGLVFVMIMIIIVGVLTAASAQNAIYPPIMVIRGIELPGTFIERLENYLVLAWIPVVFDTLAVILFILAQICMRRYGYTDHRPWVMALAPLLYFGNELLTGFKVYETMGKIATWLGLGFSLAVVPLTLVLAWRRKRRWHERCG, encoded by the coding sequence TTGGCTAATCTGGAAGCGAAAAGCAAAATGTCGGCGATCCAGCTCGGCCTTGTCGTGGCCACAACCGCGATCGGCGCGCAAATCATCATAATGCCGGCGGCAATAATTAAACAGGCCGGTCAGGCCACCTGGCTGAGCGTCCTGCTGGGCGGTTTCGTCTTTTACGGGGCTGCCTGGTTGATGGTCAAGCTGGGCAAGCAGTTCCCGGAGGAAACAATGGTGGAATACATGCCGCGGCTGTGGGGACGGTGGGGCGGCGGCATCGTTATCTGGTGGTTCAGTTTAACTTATATGCTTGTTTTCGCCCTGATCCTGCATGGCTTCAGCCAGGCAATCACTTTTATTCTCTTTGACCGGACGCCGCCGGGAATAGTGTCCATGGGCATACTGGCGGTCAGCGCCTACTGCGCCTTGCAGGACTGGGGGACCATCTTGCGGGTGCTGCATTTATTGTTTTTTATTGCTGTCCCTATGATAGTTGGCATATGGCTGCTTGGTCTGTTGAATTTCCAACCGGAAAACATGCTCCCGCTGCTGCCGGAAGATGTCAGCGGGGTACTGGCCGCGAGTTTGAAGAGTTGGGACCTGTACAGCGGTTATGAAATCATTCTGTTCCTCTTGCCGTTAGTGGCCCGGGGCAAAATCAGCCCGGAAAAGGCCGTGGGCGGGGCGTTCGGATGTATGGGCCTGGTCTTTGTAATGATCATGATTATTATTGTCGGGGTATTGACCGCCGCGAGCGCGCAGAATGCGATCTATCCGCCCATAATGGTCATTCGCGGGATCGAACTGCCCGGCACTTTTATTGAACGCCTGGAAAACTATCTGGTCCTCGCCTGGATCCCGGTGGTATTTGATACTTTGGCCGTCATACTGTTTATCTTGGCCCAGATTTGTATGCGGCGCTATGGTTATACCGACCACCGGCCATGGGTAATGGCGCTGGCGCCGCTATTATATTTCGGCAATGAACTGTTGACCGGTTTTAAAGTATACGAGACAATGGGCAAAATAGCGACCTGGCTGGGGCTCGGGTTTTCGCTGGCGGTCGTGCCGCTGACCCTGGTCCTGGCCTGGCGGCGAAAGCGGCGATGGCATGAACGGTGCGGTTAA
- the yabP gene encoding sporulation protein YabP gives MPIDDKTPKWRHQVTLVDREELTVEGVVGLGSYDEHEIVMETERGTLVIKGEGLDIKQLSLDKGNITVEGMIKSLTYDEETKNKKGLLGRLLK, from the coding sequence ATGCCGATAGATGATAAAACGCCGAAGTGGCGACACCAAGTCACCCTGGTTGACCGGGAGGAGCTGACGGTCGAAGGCGTTGTTGGCCTCGGAAGCTATGATGAACACGAAATTGTAATGGAAACAGAACGGGGCACGCTGGTTATCAAGGGTGAAGGGCTCGATATCAAACAGCTTAGTCTTGACAAAGGCAATATTACGGTCGAGGGCATGATCAAGTCGCTAACCTATGACGAAGAGACGAAGAACAAGAAAGGGCTGCTCGGTCGGCTGCTTAAGTAA
- a CDS encoding lytic transglycosylase domain-containing protein: protein MRRLLIKLWCLLLCLLALEAAAYGLAWWMADYSRRAAAIRFNTAAATWQPVKNVPYADLINRHSRAAGVSAQVVAAVIQAESSFQPQALSRAGAYGLMQIIPDTWRQVNARIKVCAGRHAGDCTRECFYDPELNIRVGTAYLAELAGRYPGRLDLALAAYNAGPGAVDYYGGIPPYAETQEYVARIINYWEQMHSPAMPVEAAGATWNRARRALGWLLALTLFMLTVLAQCLYKLHRSWRWG, encoded by the coding sequence TTGCGCCGCCTGCTGATTAAATTGTGGTGTCTGCTTCTCTGCCTTTTGGCGCTGGAAGCGGCAGCCTATGGCCTGGCGTGGTGGATGGCCGATTACAGCCGGCGGGCGGCTGCTATTCGTTTCAACACCGCGGCTGCGACGTGGCAGCCGGTGAAAAACGTTCCCTACGCCGACCTGATTAACCGCCATTCCCGCGCCGCCGGGGTAAGCGCCCAGGTTGTCGCCGCTGTCATTCAGGCGGAAAGCTCTTTTCAGCCCCAAGCCCTATCGCGGGCGGGCGCCTATGGGCTGATGCAGATTATTCCCGATACCTGGCGGCAGGTTAACGCGCGGATCAAGGTCTGCGCCGGCCGGCATGCGGGCGATTGCACGCGCGAGTGCTTTTACGACCCGGAGCTTAACATCCGGGTGGGAACGGCATACCTGGCAGAACTTGCCGGGCGGTATCCGGGGCGGCTGGATCTGGCGCTGGCCGCTTATAATGCCGGGCCGGGCGCCGTCGATTATTACGGTGGTATACCACCCTATGCCGAAACACAGGAGTATGTCGCGCGGATTATCAACTATTGGGAGCAAATGCACTCCCCGGCTATGCCGGTTGAAGCGGCCGGCGCAACGTGGAACCGGGCGCGGCGCGCACTGGGCTGGCTTCTGGCGCTGACGCTGTTTATGCTGACCGTACTGGCGCAGTGTTTGTATAAGCTGCACCGCTCCTGGCGATGGGGGTGA
- the yabQ gene encoding spore cortex biosynthesis protein YabQ, with protein MEINVQASAFSTMVLTGMLLGLLFDFYRVLHSCFKPRWFITAIGDLAYWLVAAAVTFVALLGANGGELRLYVFLALVTGAAGYYRLLSRPVRYLLMRLVRTVAAVMRWMRLILLWLLVKPVVLVVRVMWLPFGYVVRLAGSLRRPPGPPPEENVPPPG; from the coding sequence GTGGAAATAAACGTCCAGGCCAGCGCTTTCTCAACGATGGTGCTGACCGGCATGCTGCTTGGCCTGTTATTTGATTTTTACCGGGTGCTACACAGCTGTTTCAAGCCCCGGTGGTTTATCACCGCCATCGGCGATCTGGCCTACTGGCTGGTCGCCGCCGCCGTCACCTTCGTGGCGCTGCTGGGGGCTAACGGCGGTGAGCTCAGGCTGTATGTCTTCCTGGCGCTGGTGACGGGCGCCGCCGGCTATTATCGCTTGCTCAGCCGTCCGGTCAGGTATTTATTGATGCGCCTGGTCCGGACTGTCGCCGCCGTTATGCGGTGGATGCGCTTAATCCTGCTGTGGCTCTTGGTTAAACCTGTTGTTTTGGTAGTGCGAGTAATGTGGTTGCCGTTTGGCTATGTTGTGCGGCTGGCTGGCAGTCTGCGCCGGCCGCCGGGCCCGCCGCCGGAGGAAAATGTTCCGCCGCCAGGCTGA
- a CDS encoding Ger(x)C family spore germination protein: MKDKVSRRVFGYLAIICLSILLSGCWDRRELQDRSFVLAAAIDVADAGEQGSQGGAVTRTETFVQPHGAKRYRLSLQVLRLVSGGEGDEKEGEGKTFVLSNTGQSIFEMIRDTLGQSSKSLYFEHIQTIIISEAAVKEAGGLAPILDFFRRDGEARWRIKAYLTSGQAQPLLEYIPPSGEPGGIFLAKMADLHPKNVHVATARADLGYISQHIDAEVDVIMPRIELADNMVKLGGQALFKKDKFAGYLDEYGVKGLRFIYGSEKAAIITAGCPDHPGEILVFELLDQDTKLEPHAEGDNIYFTLDIAMRGNIGEVQCSGHDSTDPDYIRKLEGLFAEEVKRNVLYSLDVCQKLGVDAHRFAGKLKAYKPKIWAKIKDRWDEIYPTVPLVVSVNITIRNIGEHK, encoded by the coding sequence ATGAAGGATAAAGTCAGTAGACGAGTCTTCGGCTATTTGGCAATCATCTGTCTGTCCATACTGCTGTCCGGGTGCTGGGACCGGCGGGAACTGCAGGACAGGAGTTTTGTCCTGGCCGCAGCGATTGATGTGGCCGATGCCGGGGAGCAGGGCAGCCAAGGCGGGGCGGTAACCCGGACCGAAACTTTTGTCCAGCCCCACGGCGCCAAGCGCTACCGCCTGAGCTTGCAGGTTTTGCGTCTGGTGTCAGGCGGCGAAGGGGATGAAAAGGAAGGCGAAGGAAAAACTTTTGTCCTTTCCAACACCGGCCAGTCCATCTTTGAAATGATCCGCGATACGCTGGGGCAGAGCAGCAAGAGTCTGTATTTTGAACATATCCAGACCATTATTATTAGTGAGGCAGCGGTAAAAGAAGCCGGCGGCCTGGCGCCTATCCTCGATTTTTTCCGCCGCGACGGGGAAGCGCGTTGGCGGATTAAAGCCTATCTTACCTCGGGCCAAGCGCAGCCGCTTTTGGAGTATATTCCGCCCAGCGGCGAGCCGGGCGGGATATTCCTGGCCAAAATGGCTGACCTCCACCCGAAAAATGTGCATGTGGCGACCGCACGGGCTGACCTGGGGTATATTTCCCAGCATATTGATGCCGAGGTCGATGTAATCATGCCGCGGATTGAGCTGGCTGATAATATGGTGAAACTGGGCGGCCAGGCACTGTTTAAAAAAGATAAATTTGCCGGGTATCTAGACGAATATGGTGTAAAAGGGTTGCGATTTATCTACGGCAGCGAAAAAGCGGCCATTATAACGGCTGGCTGCCCGGACCACCCCGGGGAAATACTGGTCTTTGAGCTGCTTGACCAGGATACCAAACTCGAGCCCCATGCCGAAGGTGACAATATTTATTTTACGCTGGACATTGCCATGCGGGGCAATATCGGCGAGGTGCAGTGTTCCGGCCATGACAGCACGGACCCTGACTACATTCGGAAACTGGAAGGGCTGTTTGCCGAAGAAGTGAAGCGCAATGTTTTATATTCTCTGGACGTTTGCCAGAAATTGGGGGTGGATGCCCACCGTTTCGCCGGTAAATTAAAGGCCTATAAGCCCAAAATATGGGCAAAAATTAAGGACCGGTGGGATGAGATCTATCCGACCGTTCCGCTCGTAGTGTCCGTCAATATAACTATCCGCAATATCGGCGAACATAAGTAA
- a CDS encoding S1 domain-containing RNA-binding protein: MSIEVGSVVEGVVTGITNFGAFVELPGGKVGLVHISEVADVYVRDVKDFLKEQDRVKVKVLSIDERGKIGLSIRQLQAPSSPQGSRKPPVNDRRHSRQHSLSFEDKLSKFLRDSEDRLSDLKRNTESKRGGRGSARRAE; the protein is encoded by the coding sequence ATGTCCATTGAGGTTGGCAGCGTGGTTGAAGGAGTGGTGACAGGGATCACGAACTTCGGGGCCTTTGTCGAACTGCCGGGAGGAAAGGTTGGATTGGTGCACATTTCGGAAGTTGCAGATGTATACGTCCGGGATGTCAAAGATTTCCTGAAGGAGCAGGACCGGGTAAAAGTTAAGGTTCTGTCCATCGATGAACGCGGCAAAATCGGCTTGTCTATCAGGCAACTGCAGGCGCCCAGCTCGCCGCAGGGATCAAGAAAACCACCTGTCAACGACCGGCGTCACAGCCGACAGCATTCCCTCTCATTTGAAGATAAACTGAGTAAATTCTTGCGCGACAGTGAAGACCGCCTTTCCGATTTAAAACGTAATACCGAGTCCAAACGGGGAGGACGCGGCAGCGCCCGCCGGGCGGAGTAG
- a CDS encoding Ger(x)C family spore germination protein, with translation MNGAVKKSALGYMAIICLCLLLTGCWDRRELQDRNFVLAVAIDVADAGEQGSQAAAVKRAETFVQPHGAKRYRLSLQVLRLAAAEPEAKKAAVVKTYVISNTGESIIEMIRDMLGQTSKSLYFEHIQTIVISEAAVKQAGLTPIIDLFRRDAEMRWRIKIYITPGEARPLLEYKPPTGEPGGVYLAQIVQLHSRNIHVAGARTDLGYIAQMLDNNADVIIPRIEMADKVVKAGGLAAFKKDKFVGYVDEYAAMGLKFIRGTEKSAVFSVTCPDHPGEVLAFELFHHDTKLTPHVADDKIYFTLDIAMRGNIGEIQGTGHDTTKPDHIRKLELLFAEEVKRSVLYAKEVSQALGVDALTFSKKLKAHEPNVWKQIEDRWDEIYPTIPLVVSVNVTIRNIGSHK, from the coding sequence ATGAACGGTGCGGTTAAGAAAAGCGCCCTGGGCTATATGGCCATTATCTGTCTTTGTTTACTGCTTACCGGCTGCTGGGACCGGCGGGAACTGCAGGACCGCAATTTTGTCCTGGCCGTAGCGATCGATGTGGCCGATGCCGGGGAGCAGGGCAGCCAAGCTGCGGCGGTAAAGCGGGCGGAAACCTTTGTCCAGCCCCATGGCGCCAAGCGTTATCGCTTAAGTCTACAGGTATTGCGGTTAGCGGCGGCTGAACCGGAGGCCAAGAAAGCGGCGGTGGTCAAGACCTATGTTATTTCCAATACCGGGGAATCAATCATTGAAATGATCCGCGACATGCTGGGACAGACCAGCAAAAGCCTGTATTTCGAGCATATCCAGACCATCGTGATCAGTGAAGCGGCGGTTAAGCAGGCCGGCTTGACCCCGATCATTGACCTGTTCCGCCGCGATGCGGAAATGCGCTGGCGCATTAAGATATACATCACACCAGGCGAAGCGCGGCCGCTGTTGGAATACAAGCCGCCTACCGGTGAACCGGGAGGGGTATATCTGGCCCAGATTGTCCAGCTTCACTCCCGCAATATCCATGTGGCCGGCGCGCGTACCGACCTCGGGTATATTGCCCAGATGCTTGACAATAACGCTGATGTCATCATCCCGCGGATTGAAATGGCTGACAAGGTCGTAAAGGCAGGCGGGCTTGCAGCGTTTAAAAAGGATAAATTTGTCGGTTATGTCGATGAATACGCTGCTATGGGCCTAAAATTTATCCGCGGCACCGAAAAATCGGCCGTTTTTTCCGTGACCTGTCCGGACCATCCCGGGGAAGTGCTGGCCTTTGAGCTGTTTCACCATGACACCAAACTTACGCCCCATGTGGCGGACGACAAGATTTATTTTACCCTCGACATTGCCATGCGCGGCAATATCGGCGAGATCCAGGGCACCGGCCACGATACCACGAAGCCTGACCATATCCGTAAACTCGAGCTATTGTTTGCCGAAGAGGTGAAGCGGTCGGTCCTGTACGCCAAGGAGGTGTCGCAAGCCCTTGGGGTTGACGCGCTGACCTTCAGCAAAAAATTAAAGGCCCATGAGCCCAACGTCTGGAAACAAATCGAAGACCGGTGGGATGAAATTTACCCGACCATTCCGCTGGTCGTATCAGTCAATGTGACCATCCGTAATATCGGCTCCCATAAATAG